In Halovulum dunhuangense, one genomic interval encodes:
- a CDS encoding nitrile hydratase accessory protein: protein MNRPDTPAFDAPWQAQAFALAVALEERGLFSWAEWTAGLSVRLNGPDAASDGSDYYDHWLANLEALLAERGAALPAEVARTAAAWVRAAHATPHGRPILLENDPEHPG, encoded by the coding sequence TTGAACCGGCCTGACACCCCCGCCTTCGACGCGCCCTGGCAGGCGCAGGCCTTCGCGCTGGCCGTCGCGCTCGAGGAACGCGGGCTTTTCAGCTGGGCGGAATGGACCGCCGGACTTTCGGTGCGCCTGAACGGGCCCGATGCGGCGTCGGATGGCAGCGACTATTACGACCACTGGCTCGCCAATCTCGAGGCGCTGCTGGCCGAACGCGGCGCCGCCCTACCTGCCGAGGTGGCCCGCACCGCCGCCGCTTGGGTCCGGGCGGCGCATGCCACCCCGCATGGGCGGCCGATCCTGCTGGAAAACGACCCGGAGCATCCCGGTTGA
- a CDS encoding arginyltransferase, whose amino-acid sequence MRHSLPQSPQFYVTAPQPCPYLDGRVERKLFTALQGSNADSLNDVLSHQGFRRSQNVLYRPSCADCAACLSARIVVRDFTPGRSMRRILRRNADLHREATTPWASEEQFALFRRYLGSRHSDGGMADMDVYEYAAMVEETPVRSRVVEYYRPGPEGRILTAVCLTDVLSDGLSMVYSFFDPDLADRSLGTYVILDHIRIALEAGLEHVYLGYWVPGSRKMDYKARFKPLEIYRAGHWQRLDSDTELRLNTHPLGNDPIAEQVAAIYLPDAE is encoded by the coding sequence ATGCGTCACAGTCTTCCGCAGTCACCGCAGTTCTATGTCACTGCACCGCAGCCCTGCCCGTATCTGGACGGGCGGGTCGAACGAAAGCTGTTCACGGCGCTTCAGGGCAGCAATGCCGACTCGCTGAACGACGTGCTCTCGCACCAGGGCTTCCGCCGTTCGCAGAACGTGCTCTACCGCCCCTCCTGCGCCGATTGCGCGGCCTGCCTTTCGGCGCGGATCGTGGTCCGCGACTTCACCCCGGGCCGCTCGATGCGCAGGATCCTCAGGCGCAACGCCGATCTCCACCGCGAGGCGACGACCCCCTGGGCCAGCGAGGAACAGTTCGCGCTGTTCCGCCGCTATCTCGGCAGCCGTCACTCCGACGGCGGCATGGCCGACATGGACGTCTACGAATACGCCGCCATGGTCGAGGAAACCCCGGTGCGAAGCCGGGTCGTCGAATACTACCGCCCCGGCCCCGAGGGGCGCATCCTGACCGCGGTCTGCCTGACCGACGTGCTGTCGGACGGGCTCTCGATGGTCTATTCCTTCTTCGACCCCGACCTCGCCGACCGCTCGCTCGGCACCTATGTCATCCTCGACCATATCCGAATCGCACTGGAGGCGGGGCTCGAGCATGTCTATCTCGGCTACTGGGTGCCGGGCTCGCGCAAGATGGACTACAAGGCGCGCTTCAAGCCGCTCGAGATCTACCGCGCCGGCCACTGGCAGCGCCTCGACAGCGACACGGAACTGCGCCTCAACACCCACCCGCTGGGCAACGACCCCATCGCCGAACAGGTCGCCGCGATCTACCTGCCCGACGCCGAGTGA
- a CDS encoding RDD family protein yields the protein MPTLSPMDSWTDLPHPEHDRQFYAGVPAKRAAAWVIDALVILVAAAAVTLVFGVLTLGFGLMLFPFILFGASFLYRTLTIAASSATWGMMLMGIEFRDRRGHRLDLVTAALHTGLFLFLMASVIGWIATVAAMLLTRYNQGVPDLLLGTTAINRPLD from the coding sequence ATGCCCACACTCTCCCCCATGGACAGCTGGACCGACCTTCCCCATCCCGAGCATGACCGCCAGTTCTACGCCGGCGTGCCCGCGAAGCGCGCCGCCGCCTGGGTGATCGACGCGCTCGTGATCCTGGTCGCGGCCGCCGCCGTCACCCTGGTCTTCGGCGTGCTGACGCTGGGCTTCGGGCTGATGCTGTTCCCCTTCATCCTGTTCGGCGCGAGCTTTCTCTACCGCACCCTCACCATCGCCGCGTCGTCGGCCACATGGGGCATGATGCTGATGGGGATCGAGTTCCGCGACCGCCGCGGCCACCGGCTCGACCTGGTGACGGCGGCGCTGCACACGGGCCTCTTCCTGTTCCTGATGGCCAGCGTCATAGGCTGGATCGCAACCGTCGCGGCGATGCTGCTGACGCGCTACAACCAGGGCGTTCCCGACCTTTTGCTGGGCACCACGGCAATCAATCGCCCGCTCGATTGA
- a CDS encoding TRAP transporter large permease: MDPVLIGEILAGAMFFGVIGMLMLGYPVAFTLAGTSLLFALLGIWLDVFDPSNLAALAGRYTGFMTNEVLVAVPLFIFMGVMLERSRIAEQLLATMGKLFGDLRGGLGISVILVGALLAASTGVVGATVVTMGLISLPAMLRAGYDPKLATGVICASGTLGQIIPPSTVLIFMGDMLAGINAQVQMAKGNFAPTPVSVGDLFAGAFLPGLMLVAIYVLFMVFKAIVHPETCPATPVPADERRHLWKEVITALVPPLLLIVTVLGSILSGIATATEAASVGAVGATLLAALRWRLSFTVLREVVRQTAIITSMVFIILFGASVFSIVFRQMGGDNLVHEFLSGLPGGAIGAMIVVMLIMFVLGFILDTFEIIFIVIPITAPVLLALGLDPIWVGVMVGVNLQTSFLTPPFGFALFYLRGVAPDAVTTGMIYKGAIPFVALQILAIAILFVFPGIVTWLPGVLR; this comes from the coding sequence ATGGATCCTGTCCTGATCGGCGAGATCCTCGCCGGCGCCATGTTCTTCGGCGTGATCGGCATGCTCATGCTGGGCTATCCGGTCGCCTTCACCCTGGCCGGCACCTCGCTTCTGTTCGCGCTTCTCGGCATCTGGCTGGACGTGTTCGACCCCTCGAACCTGGCGGCGCTCGCTGGCCGCTACACCGGCTTCATGACCAACGAGGTGCTGGTCGCGGTGCCGCTCTTCATCTTCATGGGCGTGATGCTGGAACGCTCGCGCATCGCCGAGCAGCTGCTCGCCACCATGGGCAAGCTGTTCGGCGATCTGCGCGGCGGGCTTGGCATCTCGGTCATCCTGGTGGGCGCACTGCTCGCCGCCTCCACGGGCGTGGTCGGCGCGACGGTGGTGACCATGGGCCTGATCTCGCTGCCCGCGATGCTGCGCGCGGGCTATGACCCGAAGCTTGCCACCGGCGTGATCTGCGCCAGCGGCACGCTGGGCCAGATCATCCCGCCCTCGACGGTGCTGATCTTCATGGGCGACATGCTGGCCGGCATCAACGCGCAGGTGCAGATGGCCAAGGGCAATTTCGCGCCCACCCCGGTCTCTGTCGGGGATCTCTTCGCGGGCGCCTTCCTGCCGGGGCTGATGCTGGTCGCGATCTATGTCCTGTTCATGGTGTTCAAGGCCATCGTCCACCCCGAGACCTGCCCGGCGACGCCGGTGCCGGCAGACGAGCGCCGGCACCTGTGGAAAGAGGTCATCACCGCCCTGGTGCCGCCGCTTCTGCTGATCGTCACCGTGCTGGGTTCGATCCTGAGCGGCATCGCCACCGCGACCGAGGCGGCGTCCGTGGGCGCCGTGGGCGCGACCCTGCTGGCGGCGCTGCGCTGGCGGCTGTCCTTCACGGTGCTGCGCGAGGTGGTCAGGCAGACCGCGATCATCACCTCGATGGTGTTCATCATCCTCTTCGGCGCGTCGGTCTTTTCCATCGTGTTCCGGCAGATGGGCGGCGACAACCTGGTGCACGAGTTCCTGTCCGGCCTGCCCGGGGGGGCGATCGGCGCGATGATCGTGGTCATGCTGATCATGTTCGTGCTGGGCTTCATCCTCGACACCTTCGAGATCATCTTCATCGTGATCCCGATCACCGCGCCCGTGCTGCTGGCGCTGGGGCTCGATCCGATCTGGGTCGGCGTGATGGTGGGCGTGAACCTTCAGACCAGCTTCCTGACCCCGCCCTTCGGCTTTGCGCTGTTCTACCTGCGGGGTGTTGCACCGGATGCGGTCACGACCGGCATGATCTACAAGGGGGCGATCCCCTTCGTGGCTCTGCAGATCCTGGCGATCGCGATCCTGTTCGTCTTTCCCGGCATCGTCACCTGGCTGCCCGGCGTGCTGCGCTAG
- the ilvN gene encoding acetolactate synthase small subunit yields the protein MNALAIKKGSNKKSAYNLRSPLDEREETHTLSILVDNESGVLARVIGLFSGRGYNIDSLTVAEVDHAGHRSRITIVTTGTPAVIEQIKAQLERMVPVHNVHDLTVEGAFVGRELALIKVAGVGEHRVEALRLSDVFRASVVDSTLESFIFELTGTPEKIEAFIDLMRPLGLVEVGRTGVAALARGPKG from the coding sequence ATGAACGCACTCGCCATCAAGAAGGGCTCGAACAAGAAGAGCGCCTACAACCTGCGCAGCCCGCTGGACGAGCGGGAAGAGACGCATACGCTTTCGATCCTCGTGGACAACGAATCCGGTGTCCTTGCCCGGGTGATCGGGTTGTTCTCGGGGCGCGGCTACAACATCGACAGCCTGACCGTCGCCGAGGTGGACCATGCCGGCCACCGCTCGCGCATCACCATCGTCACCACCGGCACGCCCGCGGTGATCGAACAGATCAAGGCGCAGCTGGAACGCATGGTGCCCGTGCACAACGTCCACGACCTGACCGTCGAAGGCGCCTTCGTGGGCCGGGAGCTTGCGCTGATCAAGGTGGCGGGCGTGGGCGAGCACCGGGTCGAGGCGCTGCGCCTGTCGGACGTGTTCCGCGCCAGCGTGGTCGACTCGACGCTGGAAAGCTTCATCTTCGAGCTGACCGGCACCCCCGAGAAGATCGAAGCCTTCATCGACCTGATGCGCCCGCTGGGGCTGGTCGAGGTGGGGCGCACCGGGGTTGCGGCGCTGGCGCGCGGCCCGAAGGGCTGA
- a CDS encoding acetolactate synthase 3 large subunit, which produces MARQMTGAQMVVQALKDQGVDTVFGYPGGAVLPIYDEIFQQNDIRHVLVRHEQGATHAAEGYARATGKPGVVLVTSGPGATNAVTGMTDALMDSIPMVVLTGQVPTFMIGNDAFQEADTVGITRPCTKHNWLVKDTDRLSETIHQAFHVATSGRPGPVLIDIPKDVQFATGTYTPPAKARTNHYQPQVKGDIDRITLAVEALERAERPILYTGGGVINSGPGASQLLRELAKETNFPVTSTLMGLGAYPASGQNWLGMLGMHGTYEANWTMHDCDFMLCIGARFDDRITGRTDAFSPRSFKVHIDIDPSSINKNIHVDIPIVGDVGHVLEDMLKIWKARGRKTNSAAVAKWWEQIEKWRAVKSLSYKNSKTTIKPQYALERLEALTKGRDRYITTEVGQHQMWAAQFLGFDEPNRWMTSGGLGTMGYGLPASVGVQIAHPDALVINVAGEASWLMNMQEMGTAVQYRAPVKQFILNNERLGMVRQWQQLLHGERYSHSWSESLPDFVKLAEAFGCKGIICSDPAKLDDAIMEMLEYDGPVIFDCLVEKHENCFPMIPSGKAHNEMLLGDASTEDAIDAGGAVLV; this is translated from the coding sequence ATGGCACGGCAGATGACCGGCGCGCAGATGGTGGTTCAGGCCCTGAAGGATCAGGGCGTGGACACCGTATTCGGATATCCCGGCGGCGCCGTCCTTCCGATCTATGACGAGATCTTCCAGCAGAACGATATCCGCCACGTCCTTGTGCGCCACGAACAGGGCGCGACCCACGCGGCCGAAGGCTATGCGCGGGCGACCGGCAAGCCGGGCGTCGTGCTGGTGACATCGGGCCCCGGCGCGACCAACGCCGTCACGGGGATGACCGACGCGCTGATGGATTCGATCCCGATGGTGGTGCTGACCGGCCAGGTTCCCACCTTCATGATCGGCAACGACGCCTTCCAGGAGGCGGACACGGTGGGCATCACGCGCCCCTGCACCAAGCACAACTGGCTGGTGAAGGACACCGACCGCCTGTCCGAGACGATCCACCAGGCGTTTCATGTGGCGACCTCGGGCCGGCCCGGCCCCGTGCTGATCGACATTCCCAAGGACGTGCAGTTCGCGACCGGCACCTATACCCCGCCGGCCAAGGCGCGCACGAACCACTACCAGCCGCAGGTCAAGGGCGACATCGACCGCATCACCCTGGCCGTCGAGGCGCTGGAGCGGGCCGAGCGCCCGATCCTCTATACCGGGGGCGGCGTCATCAATTCGGGCCCGGGCGCCAGCCAGCTGCTGCGCGAACTGGCGAAGGAGACGAACTTCCCCGTCACCTCGACCCTGATGGGGCTGGGCGCATACCCCGCCTCGGGGCAGAACTGGCTGGGGATGCTGGGGATGCACGGCACCTACGAGGCGAACTGGACGATGCATGACTGCGATTTCATGCTCTGCATCGGCGCGCGCTTCGACGACCGGATCACCGGGCGCACGGACGCCTTCAGCCCCCGCTCGTTCAAGGTGCATATCGACATCGACCCCTCGTCGATCAACAAGAACATCCATGTGGACATCCCCATCGTGGGGGATGTGGGTCATGTCCTCGAGGACATGCTCAAGATCTGGAAGGCGCGCGGGCGCAAGACCAACTCGGCCGCCGTGGCGAAGTGGTGGGAACAGATCGAGAAGTGGCGCGCGGTGAAGTCGCTCAGCTACAAGAACTCCAAGACCACCATCAAGCCGCAATACGCGCTGGAACGGTTGGAGGCGCTGACCAAGGGCCGCGACCGCTACATCACCACCGAAGTGGGCCAGCACCAGATGTGGGCCGCGCAGTTCCTGGGTTTCGACGAACCGAACCGCTGGATGACTTCCGGTGGCCTCGGCACCATGGGCTACGGCCTGCCGGCATCGGTCGGCGTGCAGATCGCGCACCCGGACGCGCTGGTGATCAACGTCGCGGGCGAGGCGTCCTGGCTGATGAACATGCAGGAGATGGGCACCGCCGTGCAGTACCGCGCGCCGGTCAAGCAGTTCATCCTGAACAACGAACGCCTGGGCATGGTGCGCCAGTGGCAGCAGCTTCTGCATGGCGAGCGCTATTCCCACAGCTGGTCGGAATCGCTGCCCGATTTCGTCAAGCTGGCGGAGGCCTTCGGCTGCAAGGGCATCATCTGCTCGGATCCGGCCAAGCTCGATGACGCGATCATGGAGATGCTGGAATATGACGGGCCGGTGATCTTCGATTGCCTGGTCGAGAAGCACGAGAACTGCTTCCCGATGATCCCGTCGGGCAAGGCCCATAACGAGATGCTGCTGGGCGATGCCTCGACCGAGGATGCAATCGACGCCGGCGGCGCGGTCCTGGTTTAA
- a CDS encoding sulfotransferase domain-containing protein produces the protein MEPFIFFSYGLTKSGSTLAFQLARAALERAGFPQPVPVVPGLVVSRSINAIEHVSEAQAEALLDAVRRLGHPVVLKTHTRPDPAVARLIEAGHARAHAILRDPRDVALSMLDHGRRSRANGKPAFSEIGTLADAVAGIDNQLVTAAAWMALPGVRRLTYDRLAFDTGAAAADILDHLGLAGDPRTIATEVLESCFTQFNKGVRDRHLEEMDAATSASLAARYAAFLALLAESTDPPRSAPLHAPVDIPARQT, from the coding sequence ATGGAGCCGTTCATCTTTTTCAGCTATGGCCTGACAAAGAGCGGCTCCACCCTCGCCTTTCAGCTGGCCCGCGCCGCATTGGAACGGGCCGGCTTTCCCCAACCGGTGCCGGTGGTCCCGGGGCTGGTCGTCTCGCGCAGCATCAACGCGATCGAGCATGTGAGCGAGGCGCAGGCCGAGGCGCTGCTGGATGCCGTGCGCAGGCTCGGGCATCCGGTGGTGCTCAAGACGCATACCCGCCCCGATCCCGCGGTCGCGCGGCTGATCGAAGCCGGTCACGCCCGCGCCCACGCGATCCTGCGCGATCCGCGCGACGTGGCCCTGTCGATGCTCGATCATGGCCGACGCTCGCGGGCAAACGGAAAGCCCGCCTTTTCCGAGATAGGCACCCTCGCGGATGCGGTGGCGGGGATCGACAACCAGCTCGTCACCGCCGCCGCCTGGATGGCGTTGCCGGGAGTCAGGCGGCTGACCTATGACCGCCTCGCCTTCGACACAGGTGCAGCGGCGGCCGATATCCTGGACCACCTGGGGCTTGCGGGCGACCCGCGCACAATCGCGACCGAGGTGCTGGAGTCCTGCTTCACCCAGTTCAACAAGGGCGTGCGGGATCGACATCTGGAAGAGATGGACGCGGCGACAAGTGCTTCCCTTGCAGCACGTTACGCAGCTTTCCTCGCGCTTCTGGCGGAAAGCACCGATCCCCCCCGCTCAGCCCCCCTTCATGCGCCGGTGGACATTCCGGCGCGCCAGACGTAA
- a CDS encoding DUF2852 domain-containing protein — MHRITRWFSDAEAWLDARGKGAWIAAMVIAFIAFWPIGLALLAYMFWSNRMTCSARRWSHTGARFRSSGNSAFDAYRDDTLKRLEDEQNAFQSFLERLRRAKDQAEFDQFMDDAKRRGEGRPEESPA; from the coding sequence ATGCACAGGATTACCCGCTGGTTCTCGGACGCCGAGGCGTGGCTCGACGCGCGCGGCAAGGGAGCCTGGATCGCCGCCATGGTGATCGCCTTCATCGCCTTCTGGCCGATCGGCCTCGCCCTTCTCGCCTACATGTTCTGGAGCAACCGCATGACCTGTTCAGCCCGCAGATGGTCCCATACCGGCGCCCGCTTTCGCAGCTCCGGCAACTCCGCCTTCGACGCCTATCGCGACGACACGCTGAAGCGTCTCGAGGACGAGCAGAACGCCTTCCAGTCCTTCCTGGAGCGGCTGCGCCGGGCCAAGGACCAGGCCGAGTTCGACCAGTTCATGGACGACGCCAAGCGCCGCGGCGAAGGCCGGCCCGAGGAAAGCCCCGCCTGA
- the nthA gene encoding nitrile hydratase subunit alpha: MHDHHHHDHGDDDHDNHMDPMTARVRALETILTQKGLVDPAALDAIIETVETRIGPRNGARVVARAWTDPDFAARLRDDATSAVAEMGYGGRQGEHLQAVFNSDDEHNLVVCTLCSCYPWLVLGLPPVWYKSPPYRARAVRDPRGVLAEFGVILPDTTRIRVWDSTAELRYIVVPQRPAGTDGMDAEALAELVTRDSMIGCGLAQGPGT; the protein is encoded by the coding sequence ATGCACGATCACCACCACCACGACCATGGCGACGACGACCACGACAACCACATGGACCCGATGACCGCGCGGGTGCGCGCGCTCGAGACGATCCTGACGCAGAAGGGGCTTGTGGACCCGGCAGCACTGGATGCGATCATCGAGACGGTGGAGACGAGGATCGGGCCCCGCAACGGCGCCCGCGTGGTCGCCCGCGCCTGGACCGATCCCGACTTCGCCGCGCGGCTGCGGGACGACGCGACCTCGGCGGTGGCCGAGATGGGCTATGGCGGGCGGCAGGGCGAGCATCTGCAGGCGGTGTTCAACTCGGATGACGAGCACAACCTGGTCGTCTGCACGCTCTGTTCCTGCTACCCGTGGCTGGTGCTGGGCCTGCCCCCCGTGTGGTACAAGTCACCCCCCTACCGCGCGCGTGCGGTGCGCGATCCGCGCGGCGTGCTGGCCGAGTTCGGCGTGATCCTGCCCGACACCACCCGCATCCGCGTCTGGGACAGTACGGCCGAGTTGCGCTATATCGTGGTGCCGCAACGGCCCGCAGGCACCGACGGCATGGACGCCGAGGCGCTGGCGGAGCTTGTCACCCGCGACAGCATGATCGGCTGCGGCCTTGCCCAGGGACCCGGCACATGA
- a CDS encoding TRAP transporter small permease subunit, with amino-acid sequence MLAGLSQLTRAIIAVNRLVGGVFAWLSLGIVVVCFWVVVERYLFGNTRLWMQDLYVWLNGAMFTAVAGYALFHDSHVRVDIFYRSASVRKKALADLVGTLVFLLPFAVIVFVYCLPFVERSWRLSEGSANIGGMPGLYILKSFILVFAVLIALQGVAMLARSVLILRGREDLVPDTYRYNTGTE; translated from the coding sequence GTGCTCGCAGGTCTTTCGCAGCTGACGCGCGCCATCATCGCGGTGAACCGGCTTGTCGGGGGCGTCTTCGCCTGGCTGTCGCTCGGCATCGTGGTGGTGTGCTTCTGGGTCGTGGTCGAGCGCTACCTGTTCGGCAACACCCGGCTCTGGATGCAGGATCTCTATGTCTGGCTGAACGGCGCGATGTTCACCGCCGTGGCGGGCTACGCGCTCTTCCATGACAGCCATGTGCGGGTGGATATCTTCTACCGCTCCGCCTCCGTGCGGAAGAAGGCCCTTGCCGACCTGGTCGGAACGCTCGTGTTCCTGCTGCCCTTCGCGGTGATCGTCTTCGTCTACTGCCTGCCCTTCGTCGAGCGCTCCTGGCGGCTCTCCGAGGGTTCGGCCAATATCGGCGGCATGCCGGGGCTCTACATCCTCAAGAGCTTCATCCTCGTCTTTGCCGTGCTGATCGCGCTCCAGGGCGTGGCGATGCTGGCGCGTTCGGTGCTGATCCTGCGGGGACGCGAGGATCTGGTGCCCGACACCTACCGCTACAACACCGGCACGGAGTAG
- the nthB gene encoding nitrile hydratase subunit beta yields MNGPQDLGGRDGFGPVSPETREPLFHADWEKRALALTLAAGALGHWTLDESRHARESLPPLTYYGSSYYEIWIRALEILLQRHGEVGADELAAGHMLRAGLRPERRLQAAQVAPVMARGGPVDRPVRTPARFAPGDTVRTRNHQPRGHTRLPGYAREKTGVIEAVRGVHVYPDSHAHGRGEDPHWLYTVAFDGRTLWGDAAAPGLTVSIDAWEPYLEPA; encoded by the coding sequence ATGAACGGCCCGCAGGATCTGGGCGGGCGCGACGGCTTCGGGCCCGTGTCGCCCGAGACGCGCGAGCCGCTGTTCCATGCCGACTGGGAGAAGCGCGCGCTGGCGCTGACACTGGCCGCCGGCGCGCTGGGGCACTGGACCCTCGACGAATCCCGCCATGCCCGCGAGAGCCTGCCGCCGCTGACCTATTACGGGTCGAGCTATTACGAGATCTGGATCCGCGCGCTGGAAATCCTGCTCCAGCGCCACGGCGAGGTCGGCGCCGACGAACTGGCCGCGGGCCACATGCTGCGCGCAGGGCTGCGCCCCGAGCGGCGGCTTCAGGCGGCGCAGGTGGCCCCCGTGATGGCGCGGGGCGGTCCGGTGGATCGCCCCGTCCGGACCCCTGCCCGCTTTGCCCCCGGCGATACCGTGCGCACCCGCAACCACCAGCCCCGGGGCCACACCCGCCTGCCCGGCTATGCGCGTGAAAAGACCGGCGTGATCGAGGCGGTGCGCGGCGTGCATGTCTATCCCGACAGCCACGCCCATGGCCGCGGCGAGGATCCGCACTGGCTTTATACCGTGGCCTTCGACGGCCGCACGCTGTGGGGGGATGCGGCGGCCCCGGGCCTGACCGTCTCGATCGACGCATGGGAGCCCTATCTTGAACCGGCCTGA
- a CDS encoding sulfotransferase, with the protein MTHPNRLPDFIVIGAMKAGTTALHHRLAAHPGIGMARLKETEFFLPAKARGRGLDWYARQFPPGDLKRGEVSPNYAKRLVFPGTPERIAALLPDVRLIYILRDPVARALSEYRHLRAMGRLAPGPLPPDAFARLVDASLYARQLEAYLAVFPISALHLATLEADPRGMLTALAGFLGVADDWPEARAAHGNRAASVAAMPGWFWSMRDGKAGQALRRHLPEGVKTGLRRAIAQPAPAAAIPPDLAARIRDAVAGDTGRLRGLTGGRFAEWSV; encoded by the coding sequence GTGACCCACCCCAACCGCCTGCCGGATTTCATCGTCATCGGCGCGATGAAGGCCGGAACCACCGCCCTGCATCACCGCCTGGCCGCCCATCCCGGCATCGGCATGGCGCGGCTGAAGGAGACGGAGTTCTTCCTGCCCGCGAAGGCGCGGGGGCGGGGCCTCGACTGGTATGCGCGCCAGTTCCCGCCCGGGGACCTCAAGCGCGGCGAGGTGTCGCCCAACTACGCCAAGCGCCTGGTCTTTCCCGGCACGCCCGAACGCATCGCCGCGCTGCTGCCCGATGTGCGCCTGATCTACATACTGCGCGACCCGGTGGCCCGCGCCCTGTCCGAATACCGCCACCTGCGCGCGATGGGGCGGCTTGCCCCCGGTCCCCTGCCGCCGGACGCATTCGCCCGGCTGGTCGATGCCAGTCTCTATGCCCGCCAGCTTGAGGCGTATCTGGCGGTGTTCCCGATATCGGCGCTGCATCTCGCCACGCTGGAGGCCGACCCGCGCGGCATGCTGACCGCGCTTGCAGGGTTTCTGGGCGTCGCCGACGACTGGCCCGAGGCGCGGGCCGCCCATGGGAACCGCGCGGCGTCTGTGGCAGCGATGCCGGGCTGGTTCTGGTCCATGCGGGATGGAAAGGCGGGCCAAGCGTTGCGGCGGCATCTGCCGGAAGGGGTGAAGACCGGTCTCAGGCGGGCAATCGCGCAACCTGCACCCGCGGCGGCAATCCCGCCTGATCTTGCCGCCCGCATCCGCGACGCGGTGGCTGGCGACACGGGCCGCCTGCGCGGCCTGACCGGGGGGCGCTTCGCGGAATGGTCGGTCTGA
- a CDS encoding TRAP transporter substrate-binding protein — MDRRSFLRASALGTTAAATGLAAPAIAQGNITWRMVTTWPRNFPGLGVGAQRLADKITAATDGQLTVQVFSAGEMVPPLQALDAVIDGSAEMSHGAAYYWQNKSVGLSFFTGVPFGMTSREHAAWVRYMGGQELWDEIYDQFGLQGFLSGDTGTQAGGWFKNEITGIADVQGLRFRTPGLGGQVWQRIGASVTNLAAGEIFQALQTGALDAAEFVGPYNDLALGFYQVCKHYYTSSFAEPGLATELVVDKAKYQELPTNIQAIIRDVCQAEYDQVASDFAANDPRALATLVNQHEVITHASFPDDIVEAGANAANEIMQELLASDDDLTRRTAQNWVGALNVLRSKTESADLGYILARQRFVP; from the coding sequence ATGGATCGCCGATCCTTCTTGCGGGCCTCGGCCCTTGGTACCACCGCAGCCGCCACGGGGCTTGCCGCGCCCGCAATCGCGCAGGGCAACATCACCTGGCGCATGGTCACCACCTGGCCGCGCAACTTCCCCGGCCTCGGCGTCGGCGCGCAGCGACTGGCAGACAAGATCACGGCCGCGACCGATGGCCAGCTGACCGTGCAGGTCTTTTCGGCGGGCGAGATGGTGCCGCCGCTCCAGGCGCTGGATGCCGTGATCGACGGCTCGGCCGAGATGAGCCACGGCGCCGCGTATTACTGGCAGAACAAGTCCGTGGGCCTGTCCTTCTTCACCGGCGTGCCCTTCGGCATGACCAGCCGCGAGCATGCCGCCTGGGTGCGCTACATGGGCGGGCAGGAACTGTGGGACGAGATCTATGACCAGTTCGGCCTGCAGGGCTTCCTGTCGGGCGACACCGGCACCCAGGCCGGCGGCTGGTTCAAGAACGAGATCACCGGCATCGCCGACGTGCAGGGCCTGCGCTTCCGCACGCCGGGGCTGGGCGGGCAGGTCTGGCAGCGCATCGGCGCAAGCGTCACGAACCTTGCCGCGGGCGAGATCTTCCAGGCGTTGCAGACCGGCGCGCTGGACGCGGCCGAATTCGTCGGCCCCTACAACGACCTGGCGCTCGGCTTCTACCAGGTTTGCAAGCATTACTACACCTCGTCCTTCGCCGAGCCGGGGCTTGCGACCGAACTGGTGGTGGACAAGGCGAAGTACCAGGAACTGCCGACCAACATCCAGGCGATCATCCGCGATGTCTGCCAGGCGGAATACGACCAGGTCGCGTCGGACTTCGCCGCCAACGACCCGCGCGCGCTGGCGACGCTGGTGAACCAGCACGAGGTCATCACCCACGCCTCGTTCCCGGACGACATCGTCGAAGCGGGCGCGAACGCCGCGAACGAGATCATGCAGGAACTGCTGGCCAGCGATGACGACCTGACCCGCCGCACGGCGCAAAACTGGGTCGGTGCGCTGAATGTCCTGCGTTCCAAGACCGAGAGCGCGGATCTGGGCTACATCCTGGCCCGCCAGCGTTTCGTTCCCTGA